The nucleotide sequence AATCAGAAGCAAGTTGTCTTATACAAGGTTGAGAAGCAGACATCggatgatttgaaaaatattctaGAATGTCATGCATGCCATCTAACATTTGCTGACAAGGACACAGATATGCAACACcagttgttgtttcatcaaagGAGTGTGAAGCGGCGTAGACTTGGCAAATCCATTGGGGACGGTGTCATCGTAAAAGATGGTAAATATGAATGCCAGTTTTGTCACAAGACTTTTAGTGAGATACATCGCTACAATGGGCATATTGGGGCTCATGTGAGATACCAAGGTCTGAGTGCTGAAGGACTGCCAGATATTATGACAAGAAAGATATTTAATCCATCCCCCTTAGTTGCAGTACTATATGGTTTCTCAGAGACTAATTTGGCTAAAGAGAATGAAGAAACTTGTAATGCAAAATCTGCTGATGAACTTCATGTTGATTCCTCTGAGTGCAGAATTGAGACCAAGAATCCTGAAATTGATCATAATGCAAAGTCTGGTGGTAGTAAAACTACTGAAGTAGCCTGCACAAGCATCTCTGTTGATGACCAAAATAATGATCATAATTTGACTAATTACAAGTCTGATGAGATTGTTCGGGAAAGAAATATCACAGATGACAAATCTGCTGCATGCATGGATGCCATATCTCCTTTTGTTGTTGATGTAAACAATGTGGCACAAAATTGCTCACGTTTTACCACTCGAGAAGCATCTACAAGCAATTATGTTGATGATCAGCCGAACAATATTGATATGATTGATTATAAATGTAAAGTTGTTGAGGCTAGTAGTGTTGAGGATCTCAAATGTAATGACAGCCAGGGTAATGATAGTGATGGAGGTGGTTATATATTAGAGGATATCATCGAGTCTAGCAATACCAAAGATGTCAAGCCTGACACATGCTTGGATGCCGTGTTTTCCCCTCCTAAAAATGGGGACATTGCAACCTGTGAAACTATGACTGAAATTGGTCCTTCCTCCACGAGCATTTCTGTTGACAACGTTAATGATTATCATATGACTGGCCACAAATCTGAGGAGGTTGTTGACATTAATAATGCCGTGGGTGTTAAACCTACTAATAATGAAATCGATCTTTCTTCATGTACTATGATTCCAGATATTGGAAAATATGGCACTGATGAGAAAGTCAACTCAGAAAGACATTTGCTAACCATATCAGGTAATGAATCATCTTATGGGATTGAGACTTTTGCAAATGATATTCTTTCTAGCTCCATGGAAGAAAACATTCTTGATGAACCTGATACATCTGGCAATGGGTTGAAAACTGAATTTGCAGGTTGCCATTCATTTTCTGACAAAGAACCGGTTACTGGGAATATAATGCCTGATGAATTTAATGCTTCCTGTACTGACACTACTTTTGTCAATGGGCACACTGGGGTGATTGAGACTGATGCACATCGTATGTTTGATATTGACATGAACGAATCTGTGCTTGAAGAAATGGATAAACCTGGTAATGTGCTGGAAACTTGCTTTGTTACTAGCAATGCTGGATGCGAAGAGGTTGTTCTGAGCAATGTTGTTGCGAACAATGATCGAACAAACTCCCTGCAGGGTAATGTGGCTGGCACATCATCATGGGTACATTCAGCTGATGGTGTCCCAATCGTTGATATGATCCCAGAACAGGTAAAGTTATTTCAAGCCTAGATGATAGTTGGGGAGAAATACACTCAGTAACCttcaaatttagaaaattcTTATAATAGCATCACGTTACAAACGACTGTCTTGACTGCAAAACCTTTTCATCTCGATGGTTATAACTATAGTTTTTTCGAGCACCAGCCATGCAGGAGAATTTGTGACTTACATCAAATTGGAAATTAAGTGGAAGCCATTTAGAGGTTCTGTACTTACAATATAACAGTCCCAGTTATTTAGATTTGATACGTCTACTTGTGTTCCTTAAACCTCACAAAAGCATGCATGCACACTGGTATAACCGATGTACACCCGTAGGCTCTGTAATTGTCTAGATGATGCCCGTGCCGGAGATGTCCAACCAGCACACAAGTGAGGTACCGATGTGTTTCACAAATGCTAGAACTATTTTAGTTATTTACTCTTTTCTGTTCTAGTATTGCTAAAGTGGGAAGtaagtttaatttaaaattgtaGGACACTTTTTaactcactcttttttttttcagaaaagtgctTTTAAGTTCTGAGGATATAGAGATCAGTAGAGCTGGTGCTTTTCTACTGATAGTGTTTGCTTTCAATGAATAACCAGGAACATTTTGGTGAAGTGCTACTTGTAATGATCAATAAAACTTATGATTATTTGATGATTTACCATGCACATTTGCATATGCAACACGTACTTGTGATGGAGTCTAATCTGTTTTTCGTGCCTTGTAGTTCTATATAGAAGCACCCACGTGTTATGTCTTTTTTTATGTTGTCACTCTGCTAGTAAACTATGGCTCCACTTTTATGTGAACATGTCGGAATAGGTGAACTCGTTTTTGATGCAAGTTTACTTGTAATAATCAATAAAACTTATGATTATTTGATGATTTACCATGCACATTAGCATATGCAACACATACTTGTGATGGAATCTAATCTGTTTTTCGTGCCTTGTAGTTCTATATAGAAGCACCCACGTGTTATGTCTTCTTTATGTTGTCACTCTGCTAGTAAACTATGGCTCCACTTTTATGCGAACATGTCAGAATAGGTGAACTCGTCTTTGATGCAAGTTTACTTGTAATGATCAATAAAACTTATGATTATTTGATGATTTACCATGTACATTTGCATATGCAACACATACTTGTGATGGAATCTAATCTGTTTTTCGTGCCTTGTAGTTCTATATAGAAGCACCCACGTGTTATGTCTTTTTTTATGTGGTCACTCTGCTAGTAAACTATGGCTCCACTTTTATGTGAACATGTCGGAATAGGTGAACTCGTCTTTGATGCAAGTCTAGGTGCATATCTCATTGCATATAATGCCAAGCCTCTATTCATTTCCTGATTCTATCTTGTTTTCTTGATTAGTATCCCAACATGGAGCTGTGGGACCAACAATGCTATGCTTCATCTTCATGTGGAGCGTACTTTTTAGATTCAGTGGTCCTAAATAGGTGCACTGTCTTGGATTTTGCTTGTTGGTTCATCTCTATAATATATGCTTTTGTCGTGGAACTGACAATAAGATGTTCGCCAATCGGCAATTGCCCACTGCTTTTCATGATGTTACTTCGAACCTCCTTTAGCAGGAAAAATGAATATTACTGTCAGCAGGAAAAATGAATATTACTGTCAGAGTAGAAATACAATACCATTGTTACATTGCctgctttctttgtttttctgttaAGCCTATGTTCCTTCTGGAGGATAATTTAGCACAAAAAAATGTTCTACTTTTATAGGTAGGATGATAGATATTGTCCTGGTTAAAtagggcttttttttttgggggggggggggaggggggtggtTTATAACAATCAATCAATAGGGCTTgtgatatataatttttttcgtCCATAAACGAAACTACCCCTCGCTCTTCCTCTTTTCCTCAGTTTCCGCTCTGAGTTCGACTCCTTTTCCTACCGGCAATCCGTTCCCACTCTGAGTTCTTTCCTATTTTCTCCTTGGACAAATTTGGCCACCGACATccctattttctctattttttcacTGTTAATGTGTCCCATCATTGGAAGAGGAAATCATTTTGCTCTCCTGTTCATCGCTCTTCTGCTCTTTCCGTACTTTCCTAGTTTCCCACCCTTATCAGTCGAAGTATCTTTCCAATAGTGGCTTCGACTTTCTTCTTCCGTAATTCGTAGTTTCCCACTCCAATTTTTCAAGTTCGACTCTATTTTTCCACCATTTTTTGGTGGAGAATTGGGACTCTACGACATTCCGTCGTCGGCTCTTCCAGAAGCTTTTTGTTAATGCTGTCGCCTTTGCCCAACTCACCAAATATGTCAATCGTTAcaacataattttttaaattttatatcaaACACCAAATTGTTATATAGTTTTCTATgtcatttgttttaaaatttagaaatggtcaaaatttaaaaaataatagatagAGAGGTTGAGATGGCGCATTTGACATATTTGTCATAAAAAAATCATGATAATCCTTCATTGATCGCTATTCAGTGCTATTCTGTTCTTTGTTACAATTATATAGATCATTCATTAATGCATGATGTTTTACTCAAATAtgtttttctaattttgaaatgatattattaaaatttatcgTTTGAATATAATTTGTGATGCAGACATCTAAGATGGCTCTAATTCAGAGGAGAGGCAAAGCACCTTCtgttggcttgaagaatatggTCAATGGAAGGTGCTACTTCAGTCACTTCGTCCATTTTACTGTCACCCTTGTCAAGTCTATGTCTCGGGAGCAAAAGGAAAGGGTGACCGGCACTCCATTTGGACACATGCTAGCTCTTCCATATATTAAGCAGAGTAGGCCAGTCCTagacacattgctttccttttgGGATGATAAGAAGGAGGGATTTTGGTTTGGTAAAGTGTTAGTGCCTTTTGTAGGGAGTGATTTTGCACTCATCCTTGGTTTGAGTGCCACAGGCAATGAGGTCCAACTGCATAAGGAGGGAAGGGTTAAGTCTGACCTCATCACCCGATTTTTTGAGGGTGACCATAAAAAAGCTGATAGAGATGcagtaaaaaataaattacaataTCTTGTTGGAAAGAGTGAAAAACAAGATGTAGAAGATTTCACCAAATTATGGGTTCTATATCTCTTTGTGACTATCCTCTTTCCATCCATACACTATTATATTCTTAAGGCATTATGTTCATATCTTGATGATTTAGACTGCTTAGGTTCATATAGTTGGGGTCTTGCCGTTTTTGCTTTTCTTCGCCAGCAGATACCTAGTCTAGCCGAGAGTGTGAGGACAAGGAACATCACCGGCAAGGGATCTACTAGGTATATGAATGGCTGCACTGTCGCTCTTGTGGTAAgcattttaatgtttttttgtAATTCATTGTTGAGATATGTATTGACTTCAAATATGATGGTTATATTGGTTTTTGGCAGGCATGGGCTGTTGAGCATGCGAACAGCCTTCTGGGAAGCCACCGGCCACCGTTCATGTATCCACGTCTCCTGCGTTGGAGCAACGCCCCATTCCCTCGCAAGGTGGACGCGATCGCCAAAGTTatgaaaaacttaaaaagatTTCAGGTTTGAATGTTCATTTCTAACATCGCAACTATTTTAACTTGATGCAAAACTTAACTTTTCGCCAGCATTAGGTGATCGGAAAGCTAGAGCCTAGGGAGGAGGAGTTGCACCTTCTATCGCGAGGAAGGCCACAAGTGCGGGCTCCAATAGAGATGCGAGGAGATGAAATTTTGCAAAAGGGTGTGCACGATATAACTCAGGTCTCTGCATACTCTTATTTCCATTTGGTACACTTACAACCACTTGGTAGACATTTATTTCTATTTGGCACTGCCCCTCTTTTCAATTGGTACACAATTAAATGCATACACTAATTAGGATATTTGTGTTGTTTTAGTTTCCGTCATCCAGCCAAAATGAGCGACATCCAATGGAATGCCTAGAGACACGAATGAGAGTGATAGAGAGGTCCTTAATCGCACATGGCTTTAATTTAGAAGACCCTCAAACATTTGGGTATGCCGAAGGGAAGAATGCTCGAATGGTCCTGTTCAATAAAAGGCTGTCGAGAGTCGAGAAGATCCTCCGAGACGAGGGACTTTGATACCAACTTTTCATTCTATTTTTCTGTTCTCTTGTCCCACATCGGTGTGGCATATTGTCATCTGAACATCTCAATGGATAATGCAGCAATGGGTTAGGGTTCTTGATATCATGAGCTGAAATGAGAGAATGTAGGTTCAAGCATTCATTCATTATGAACATATctagcggaaaaaaaaaaagattataaaTGTCATCTGCTACTTTCTTAATTGCCATAAAGAAGCATCATTTGCGATGCTAATCAAGCCCCACCTAATTTAATGTATTACAGTCTCTTACATTTTTAAGACTCGTGCATTCATGCCTTTTCTTTCTATAATCCGATTTTATCCTTagccttttatatatatatatattattttcaactatgtattataatatcttttttatcattttttattaaaaactaaaaataaaacactGCTGCGCATCACCTGGTAATAATGATCAATGCTCGGTTCACTCGAGATGCGGTGGAGACTGGTGCCGAACATGATTAGGTCCGTGGGTGATTGTCTTTCATATCACCCGGTGAAGTGAGCTGCGACTGGTTGTGGGTGATTGTCTTTGTCAACCAAGAGAAAAGAGATTTCACCAAACCATTCCAGAGTAAAACCATCCGTGTATGGATGGATACATAGTCATCCATGTACTGACTTGCCTCCTGCTATCGCTCGGCCACCTCGGTGCctctaaattaaaaataaactagaaactATCAACCATCCTTTTGCTTTTGCTAGATCTCCGTATAATTTCTCCTACTATTGGTGGTCTGCTTCGCGGGGTCTAGTTTATAAGTACATGTAAAAACCACACTTTCCCAAACTCGTCAACGCTATCTGTCTCCGCGTGCAGACATCCTTCGTAGAGGACTCCTCCATTTCCAACCAATCAACCCGTCCTCTCTGGTCTTCTGTCAAGCCGCCTCCAGGTCTCCCATTCGCTCACCGTCCGATCAATATCCGACGGTCCCGATGCCATCCACACCATCTTATAAACCCGTGgcccccctcctttctttttctctctttgatATTTCTTCTGTGGGGTTGTACCAAAACAATCgacagagaaaagagaaaggaaaacgAGGAAAGGAAAGGCAAGAAGAGACgaggggaaaaaagaagaagatttatttgcaattttatttatttatttatttattgatcgGTTCGTCGCCGTGGACGGGGAGAGCTCCCGACGCTAAAATGCGCGCATCGGGCTCCCCTGCTGTCCCGCGCCGCCTCCCCTCGATCTAGGGTTTCGATTGTAACCTATCTCTTTCTCTCGTCTCCTTCTCGATTTCTTCGCTTATTGTCGTTAATCATGGAGGGGAGGAGGGTTTCGAGGGCAGTGGCGGCGTTGTTGGTTCTTCTTCTGGTCGTCGTGGGGCCGGCGGCCGCCTCCGCCTCGGTCTGCCCTAGGGTTTCGGCCTGCCAGTCGATCCTGGGGCGGCCGGACTCGTGCCCGCGCCTGGCTTCTCCGGTACTCGGTGGTAATCTGATCGGCGTCATCGAGGTGAATACCTACCACAGCTAGTTAGGGTTTTCTTTAATTGTGGTTCTAGTCCGGAGAATCTCTTGAGGTGTCATAGATTGGTATGATTGCTGTAACAAAATATCCCCCCTCCAAAATTTGTTCTTTTTCACCTTTTCTTTTggtatgaaaataaatttttttggacAACgtctatcttttattttttggtctGGGGGGATTAATTTATTAACTGTTACATTTCGGTGGAGACTGAAGAGAAACGAATATCTTTGATTTCGTGAATTATTATACAAAAGCTAGCTTTCGATAAGAAAAGGTATTCTTTTGAGATATTAGGAATTTTGAGATATCTTTTCCTGACATATTAGTTATTATACTCATGGTAAGAACGGTAAGATCATGAAAACAAACTCTATATGTGACATTAGCTAGCAAAAATAGTTTCTTAGTTGGATACACAAGAAAGGAGCTTGTCTTGTGTGTGGGAGTTTGGTTGGAGATATTAAtccagggagaaaaaaaaagggtcagAGAGGGCATTATGATATAAGTTTATCGTCTAATTATGGGGAAGTGGATGTTGAATTGGATATCATGTATCTATAACTGAAGGATGTTTGCTTGGATATTTAGAACCTCGTTGTCTTTATGGTGCGACTCGTGTTTCAAAATGCCTAAAAAAAGACATTGAAGAATAGGATCAAGACTTTGGGAAGAGGACTTTCATGCTTATACTTCAGATTCTGGTCAATCGGTGGTGAAGTCAAAttgttttgttttgattttttctCTCAATGTTTTTAGGATGATAAAGTCTATCAAGATGAAAAAGATGTTGATTGGAGAGAATCTTTGGGAAATCCTAATTTTCTTTGTGCATGCAAAATACTTATCAGGGTGCTCTTTTTACCAATTTATGCTCATTATTCTTGAGGGGCTGCCTGCGACTTTTGACCATATATACCTTCCATTATGTCAAGACAGCTTTATATCATCTTGTAGTTGGTGGATGGCTGTGGCAATTTCCCTTTTAATCTCCATATCTTGCTTACGAGTTCCAACACTCCTAGGTCTCATAATTACATGCCAGCACAccatcttaattttttttaaaaatgttaACTATTAACAGAAGTGGGTCCCACtattttaaaatctttttttaattGAGATCCCATGCGAAGCCAGTGTAATTCCATTGTCACTTCTTTCTGCTCTTGCCTAGGGACATGCATGGGGTTAGAGAGCAGGTTCTAAGATGTGTGAAACAGGTCCATCTATCCAAGTGTCTGGAAGAATCCGAAACTAGAATCTTCTAAAATTCAGCCATGGGAATGTGTATATTATATATTCATCTTTAAATATGTATTCGCGTATGATGAGTAGTGAGCTAGATCTAGGCTCTTTAAAGTTCATCAAGTTTGGTAAAGTGGttgttaattattatttttagactTGATATATTTCATTTGTGAGTGCCAAAAGTAGGCATATAACCATGATTTCATCATGATTTGATGGTATGAAGTGTCAAGGAGTGTCATGGAATGTCCCAAGCGTCCAACAAGtcaaaaaacctaaaatttggaGTGTCCAAGGAACACTAGTGGGTTCCTGTTTCTCCTTATCTGATTAGGGAGTTGAAACAAGATAATGATTTGGACTTGGAgtcttttttttccctcaaagaaaaaagaatttgaGGCCATAACCCTAAGTCTGGCCACAAATGTTATATATAGTAAGACGATTAGATAGCTTTaatatatcttctttttttttgggtgtcaTTAGTTTTCCTAGTGGATTCGCTTGTTTCCTTTCACTTGTTGTTCTTAGACAATTCAATGTAATTATACATTCAATGGTGTCAGAGTTTTAGCTAACTGATTTGGACTTGCTCTGATGTTGTTTTAGTGAGGATCTTTTGGACTTGCTAAAATAAGCATTTATGTTAAGTTTATTTTCTGAACTTTTTCCATGGAATTGCAGCACAATTGTTTAGTGAACTGAAGGAAATGGACAAGAACATAGCATGCATATGATGGAACTAAAGGCTTACTCAGATAAACattcttttaatttatttttctttttgaatgtgCGATAACACATGTACTGGTGTGGTGAGAACAATTGCATTTTTGGCATGGTCTGATATAGTAGAATGCCATAGACTCTAAAGAAGTAACTAGAATGGCATGAACATGTGTATTGAGGACTTGAGGAGGTGCCTGTAAGGGGAGCTGCTCGAGTTTGTTTTATCAATTtatgaagaggagaagaagatgctAGCGATCTGGAAGAAAGTTGGGAAAATGGACTGAAAAAGCTCACAGTATCTCTAGTACTAGCACATAGTGGAAGTTTTTGACAAATGAAGATTCATAATGCTTTCCCTAAAAGATTAGATCTAGGCTTGTGGTTGCAATTGTGGTTGTCGGCTAAGTTATTAAACATCAAATGTTTATTAAAAAATTCGAAGTATGAGATTCATACTTGAGTCAGAAAATTCCgattttgttattattatactatagcaTTCTTTGGTTCGAATCAGGATTTAGATTGTGGTATGAATTTGTTTTATGTCATACAATATTCACTCTGTTGTATGGTTATGAGCTCAACACAAGAGATGTGCAATAATATGCACCATTTGATATTACAATTTGGCATGTACCATGACATGTCATAGCAGTATTCTGGCATATTATTATGTAAGAGTTTGGAACTTGACTACTTGCAGGTTGGTTATTATTTTCCTTTTGCAAACATCTCCAGTActcttttaactttttttatgtAACTTTTTTATCCAATATGATGTTAATCCATGTTTGTTATTGGTACACCTTTCCGTATAAAGGTGTAAGGATTATGTTGAGAACTTCTTTATCAAAGGAAATTGCATTTCCCATTGGGCATAAAGATGCTAGTTTTTTCTAGAAGGGTTAGAGTCTTGGATGAACACTTGAGTCTTGAGGTATGTCTACTTGTCACAAAGTATAATGAGAGTTCACTTGAACTGAGTTTTCCTAGTGTAGCTTAGTATTCTTTTAGCATATGTTTAGTTATGATGTGTTTCTTGCCATGCAGTTTCATGCAAGGTCGAAGGAACCGGTACCGGACACCGGTCCGGTTCTCCGGCGGGACGACTCggtacgggccgtgccgggcttgtACCGAAAGAGAAACcatgggagagaggaaaagagagagagagcaagcgaggagggagagagagagagggcgggATGCCGGCGAAGTGCCGACTAAGGCTGGAGGAGGCCATCGGAGGCTGGCCTCGGCCGTGGGTAACGAGGCTGCCGTCGCTGCTCCTGTTTCGAATGAAACAGGGTTCGGCCACGGCCTTAAAAAAATtttgcgatttttaagtgaagtcggcagccttaaaaaaatttcgtgaTTTTTAAGGGAAGTCGCAAAatcttgccgacttcacttaaaaatcgcaaaATTTTTTAAGGCTGCGACCGGACCCCATTTCGTTGGAAACAGAGGCAGCGGCTGCGACCTCGCTACCCGCAGCCTTCGCCGGCGTCacgctctctctccctccctccctaccCCGCtagctctctctttctttctctagcTCCGGCAACGCATTTCGTTGCCGGAACCGTACTGGTAAGCCACCGGTACGGCTCGGGACGGCTGGAACCATTCGATTCGGGACGATTCCGCCGACCCTGGTTTCATGAGCTAGTTACCAGTTGCTGTTGGTTCTTGTTGGTTTTTATAGATAAGGCTATGACGAGTGCATTGTGTTGTTTTGGAGGATTTTGGCCAGTTTACATGGACCAATCTGTATTGGCTCTTACTGATCGAGTTGGCTTGTGAACCGGTTGTACCAGGCCATTTTGGTGCTTAACTTGGAAAGTCATCTTCTGTAGATGTTTAGAATTAGTTTCGGAGCAGTATGTgagtttctctttttctttcaacatcCAAAAAgtgagaaggaaaaaagaaaaagaaggattcTTATGgaatgtaattacttttcttTACTAAAAAAGGCTCTTATGTTCAGGAAACATAAGCACAATGGCTATGTTTCATTAGCTATAGtttaaagaaaaatcaaaaacagTTTCTATTCTCAGAAAAGTTGTTCTAGTTgcttctaattttctttttaaaatatttttcttcgattatttttaattattattttttaattgagTTGGTCCCTATTTGGCATGAGCACTTTGCTCAATAGGTGATCTATTGTATTAGTAACTATTTAGTTATACCAAATACTGTTTCTGTGCATGCGCACTTGGGTGGCGggagtttttgtttttttgggggAGAGGGGGATGCAAAAGTATTATGCATTGGATTAGTTGTTTGTGAATAGAAGTAGACACAGAATACCTGTGTGATTTCATTCAAGAGATATTTTGTGCAAGTTCTGCGGCATCTTGAAATTAGGATCAGAGGGACATTATTGTACATGAAGCCTTGTAACCTTGAATCTTGACAGACTACTTATGCTTTCTACCTTAGGAGAGTCTAACCCATTAATGTTGCATTCTTGTTTAGGATTCATGGCTTATTCACTAGGAGCTTGGTTACCAGAtcttttaacctgtttaactttCGTTGTTAATATTTTGGTTTGCTAGGGACTTTGTGGATTGATGTGAGTCAAAATAGAAATCAGTACTTGAACTTAAATTGCTACCACGTCTATTCTAGGGTCTATTGTACAATTATCTTACTAATATTTGTATCTGATTCCCTTGCTTCAGGCTTTCCAGCTACTGACTGTCATTTTAATGGCATAATTTATCATGCATGAGTCTATTTTAAGCTTCTAAATGTTTGTTTCTAAATGAACTTCTGGTCTCAGAACTTCCAATTGCAAATATTTGCTGATTTAGTCATACTGATGCCAAATTATTGGATTGGAGTCTGGCAAGGGTTTGGTGTACCCATATCAGTAATAGTTGATTTCTTGATATGACTGAATGGTTCGATCACATTAATGAATCCTAGTTAAATTGTCCTGATTGCTAGATCAGTTTGCAAGCAGCAGGTTTTGCACATGTATCAGACATAGTTGCTTTCTAGATATGACTGAATGGTTTCATCACATTAAAGAACCCGATTTAAATTATCCTTAACTTCTCGATAAATTTGCAAGCAACATATATATGCAGGGAGAACCATATTTATAGAAGTGGCAATTATCGTACTGGAACACgaaagaattttatcttgttttctGTTTTGGCTTCCCTTAGTATGTGATCATAGATTTCATATTTTGAGTGTAAGCAGtttattttgatgttttgatTAAAGCATGAAGTCCCCTAGGTCAAATTCTATCTTCTTTCTGTGAGATCACAAATTAAATTGCACACCCAAAATACTACTTATTAAATGTGTACTATTCAAATGACTGAGTTGCGTGGACTTCGGCAATGAAGTGGGCATTGCAGTGTTGGTGGTAGAATCGGTTCTGGAGAAGGCATGTTAATTGGAATGAAAATTCCTTGTCCGCATAATGAATTTGTATTAAAGATTGACGGAGTACTCATTGAGGGAATATGTTCTTATGGCACTTCTCTGCAGGATCTCCATTCTTGTTTCCAGATTTGCAGCGTACAGTCTTTCCATTGCTTCTGATTGCAATGTTTGAGGACATGATCAATGAAATGTGAGAAAAGGTTCATTAATATCTTCAAGATCATTGAACAAGAAAATTTGTCTTTCAAGAAAATGTTATCTTATGATAATTGTATCTCCATGAGTTTAGGTATTTAACTCTTATGACATCTCAGTTTT is from Phoenix dactylifera cultivar Barhee BC4 chromosome 6, palm_55x_up_171113_PBpolish2nd_filt_p, whole genome shotgun sequence and encodes:
- the LOC120111032 gene encoding uncharacterized protein LOC120111032 isoform X2 — its product is METELIPVVDLRLLSQAELNTLSLSCPNAFDPHRCDDIVVPKIDRSVFNESAGSRKQTYSRLRLAPRKPNGPPSSFSSSSSIARRRPRGHLSSSPHSFSATSATDGTSAEDDDPGRRKNQQIVSFLRQLFAREDSSAPPPQLPSQSQTNLALTVATPISTHRNPDAGDSSSKALVVVDDRDREVLNAKGVAVDLVGLGEMVDPFGEKLRRRTAGLKAEEELLRFLSGLEGQWGNWRKRRKIVDASVVGDDLPRGWKLLLELKRKDGVAGLNCRQYVSERFKDHDQVHLDCLMSFDCPNGKQFVSCKEVSSYILSLISHPNEMRSVSVRNDGSTHELDKSTPRSATGLAHQEDIVRENHSFSSVTPIASYLDDNQKQVVLYKVEKQTSDDLKNILECHACHLTFADKDTDMQHQLLFHQRSVKRRRLGKSIGDGVIVKDGKYECQFCHKTFSEIHRYNGHIGAHVRYQGLSAEGLPDIMTRKIFNPSPLVAVLYGFSETNLAKENEETCNAKSADELHVDSSECRIETKNPEIDHNAKSGGSKTTEVACTSISVDDQNNDHNLTNYKSDEIVRERNITDDKSAACMDAISPFVVDVNNVAQNCSRFTTREASTSNYVDDQPNNIDMIDYKCKVVEASSVEDLKCNDSQGNDSDGGGYILEDIIESSNTKDVKPDTCLDAVFSPPKNGDIATCETMTEIGPSSTSISVDNVNDYHMTGHKSEEVVDINNAVGVKPTNNEIDLSSCTMIPDIGKYGTDEKVNSERHLLTISGNESSYGIETFANDILSSSMEENILDEPDTSGNGLKTEFAGCHSFSDKEPVTGNIMPDEFNASCTDTTFVNGHTGVIETDAHRMFDIDMNESVLEEMDKPGNVLETCFVTSNAGCEEVVLSNVVANNDRTNSLQGNVAGTSSWVHSADGVPIVDMIPEQTSKMALIQRRGKAPSVGLKNMVNGRCYFSHFVHFTVTLVKSMSREQKERVTGTPFGHMLALPYIKQSRPVLDTLLSFWDDKKEGFWFGKVLVPFVGSDFALILGLSATGNEVQLHKEGRVKSDLITRFFEGDHKKADRDAVKNKLQYLVGKSEKQDVEDFTKLWVLYLFVTILFPSIHYYILKALCSYLDDLDCLGSYSWGLAVFAFLRQQIPSLAESVRTRNITGKGSTRYMNGCTVALVAWAVEHANSLLGSHRPPFMYPRLLRWSNAPFPRKVDAIAKVMKNLKRFQVIGKLEPREEELHLLSRGRPQVRAPIEMRGDEILQKGVHDITQGDEVVLQRALNIVYRKREDYIAMLFYAPWCPFSRICRPNFQVLSSLFPTIRHFAFEESVIRSSILSRYGVHGFPTLFLLNSTMRVRYRGSRNITSLVAFYNDVTGANPAVLDPIPVEKIVDPSTDTELKEDNEQENCPFSWGRSPEKLLQQDTYLVLAWSFVLMRLLYILLPKLNACVKRAWRRHMQYASLMSLQDRSQAYVDHVKQGFNRLNPCKRGNLQEGAMNAKVWASKSLASVSIGEPSSGRAYSAGDRR